From a single Capsicum annuum cultivar UCD-10X-F1 chromosome 12, UCD10Xv1.1, whole genome shotgun sequence genomic region:
- the LOC107849114 gene encoding secreted RxLR effector protein 161-like, whose amino-acid sequence MGNAKPIETLIRTSSKMDNDEFAPLVNETMSRGIIGSLLYLSTSRPDIMFGVGICTRFQASPKESYLKATKRILRHLKGTRDLILYYPSRDHFDLIGYENADYARYLVNRKSTLGMDDFLGSSLIYWGSKKENSVDLYTAEAESVIAASYCAQLLGIKQ is encoded by the coding sequence ATGGGAAATGCCAAGCCAATTGAAACTCTAATTAGAACAAGTTCCAAGATGGATAATGATGAATTTGCTCCCTTAGTTAATGAGACCATGTCTAGAGGGATTATTGGATCCTTACTATATCTCAGTACAAGCAGGCCAGACATTATGTTTGGTGTGGGAATATGTACGAGATTTCAGGCCTCTCCTAAAGAGTCTTATTTGAAAGCTACAAAAAGAATTCTTAGGCATCTGAAAGGTACAAGGGACCTGATCCTGTATTATCCTTCTAGAGATCATTTTGATCTGATAGGATATGAAAATGCTGATTATGCTAGATATCTGGTGAATAGAAAAAGTACCTTAGGAATGGATGACTTTCTAGGTTCTTCCTTAATCTATTGGGGTTCTAAGAAGGAAAATTCAGTTGATTTATATACTGCTGAAGCTGAGTCTGTGATTGCAGCATCTTATTGTGCTCAATTGTTAGGGATCAAGCAATAA